A window of Juglans regia cultivar Chandler chromosome 7, Walnut 2.0, whole genome shotgun sequence contains these coding sequences:
- the LOC118348888 gene encoding uncharacterized protein LOC118348888: protein MEEHKLRYLKQMLLRRNERSVKDYISALSYLEERARNCYAERISLKKDEFVEMMLLDGCFIIELFRKCQMPHLRDKHDPIFQMCWMLAVIARDLILFENQLPYFVLTKLFEMSARDQTPLPSPSIHPGEHTINIEQNNEITCLESSTSVDQRVQIRRQLVDLAISFLSGSLPFQDSDVEGSRSYSAEKPFRLCRMHKAITPPLAKIVHEHLKVGDIFKNADFKHLLDLIHTMIKLSVLDMELDRAIERQEVGIKFKKGVIFKHLFGLISRVVSPLPAKMENMNKGICCAIDLQKSGLKFNMTEIFKFPYRPKKIEDWNSIPYGIELHEAGVDFKMAKKFRDKFKENKRWKLIPDAIAFQDAGVELEKAMRFSYPLGLNRNEDGKKKLCGAIFKMVEKFMPLSFLNKIEYWNSIPEGRELKEAGVEFKKAKKFRDTKDMIKSIPNATELEESGVKFKAAKNCTTFAIQFSNGVWEISPLRIEDDTETFLRNLIAFEQYDPYNDSNYVSDYICFMDDLIDSPKDVKLLRRKGIIENWLGDDEVASIMVNKLGRHVGISTSNSIYAKTSIDMIRHCAKRWNEWKANLRHNYFNSPWALLSVLVAILLLGLAITQTVFSIIN, encoded by the coding sequence ATGGAAGAGCATAAACTGAGGTATCTCAAGCAAATGCTTCTAAGGAGAAATGAACGTAGTGTGAAAGATTACATCAGTGCCTTGAGTTATTTGGAAGAAAGAGCCCGGAATTGCTATGCCGAACGCATTAGCCTGAAAAAAGATGAGTTCGTAGAAATGATGCTACTTGATGGGTGTTTCATCATTGAGCTTTTCCGAAAGTGTCAGATGCCGCATCTAAGGGATAAGCATGATCCAATCTTCCAAATGTGCTGGATGCTTGCCGTTATAGCTCGTGatcttatattatttgaaaatcaacttccatACTTTGTTCTTACTAAATTGTTTGAGATGAGTGCGAGGGACCAGACACCGCTTCCTAGCCCATCCATACATCCTGGAGAACACACCATCAATATTGAGCAAAACAATGAAATTACCTGTCTTGAAAGCTCAACCTCCGTAGATCAAAGAGTCCAGATCAGACGACAACTTGTTGATCttgccatttcttttttatctggGTCATTACCATTTCAAGATTCGGATGTTGAAGGATCGAGGTCTTATTCAGCCGAAAAACCATTTCGACTTTGTCGGATGCATAAGGCTATCACTCCTCCACTCGCAAAAATAGTACATGAGCATCTAAAGGTTGGAGACATATTCAAGAACGCAGATTTTAAGCATCTACTTGATCTAATACATACAATGATCAAGCTTTCAGTACTTGATATGGAACTAGATCGTGCCATAGAACGTCAAGAGGTTGGAATCAAATTCAAGAAGGGAGTGATATTTAAGCATTTATTTGGCCTGATAAGTAGAGTAGTAAGTCCATTACCTGCAAAAATGGAAAACATGAACAAGGGCATATGTTGTGCCATCGACCTACAAAAATCTGGACTCAAATTCAATATGACAGAGATATTTAAGTTTCCATATCGTCCGAAGAAGATTGAAGACTGGAACTCAATACCATATGGAATAGAGCTTCATGAGGCTGGAGTTGACTTCAAGATGGCAAAGAAATTTAGGGATAAATTTAAGGAGAATAAACGCTGGAAGTTAATACCTGATGCCATTGCATTTCAAGACGCTGGAGTTGAATTGGAGAAAGCAATGAGATTTTCTTATCCACTCGGTCTAAATAGGAATGAGGACGGTAAGAAAAAACTTTGCGGAGCCATATTCAAGATGGTAGAGAAATTTATGCCCCTATCTTTTCTAAACAAGATTGAATACTGGAACTCAATTCCTGAAGGCAGAGAGCTTAAAGAGGCTGGAGTAGAATTCAAGAAGGCAAAAAAATTTAGGGATACAAAAGATATGATAAAGTCAATACCTAATGCAACAGAGCTTGAAGAGAGTGGAGTCAAATTCAAGGCGGCAAAGAATTGTACCACGTTTGCCATTCAGTTTAGCAATGGGGTATGGGAAATTTCGCCTTTGAGAATAGAAGATGACACTGAAACTTTTTTGCGAAATCTAATTGCATTTGAGCAATATGATCCATACAATGATTCGAATTATGTCAGCGACTATATTTGCTTCATGGATGATCTCATTGACTCTCCAAAGGATGTTAAATTACTCCGTCGGAAAGGAATCATTGAAAATTGGTTGGGTGATGATGAAGTTGCTTCCATCATGGTTAACAAGCTTGGCCGCCATGTCGGCATTTCAACCAGCAACTCCATTTATGCTAAAACTTCCATTGATATGATCAGACATTGTGCCAAACGCTGGAATGAATGGAAGGCAAATTTGAGGCACAATTATTTCAATAGTCCTTGGGCTTTACTTTCAGTTTTGGTTGCTATCTTATTGCTCGGACTTGCAATTACACAAACTGtgttttctattattaattAG